The window ATCTGCTTGGCATGGACAAGCCCGCGTCCTGAGCGGCGCGGGCTGAAAGGAAGGTGAGAAACAGAATGCAATTCGTAGCAGCGGCATTTATTCTAGGTTTCGCCGTAGGATTGGCTACATACAGACTGGCCATTGCTCTTTATATGAGGGAATGGCCTGACACGAAATGTACCTATTGTAAATACAGATATGAACAACAAAACCGCCACAAATTGTGACGGCAGATGATTATTTCCCATTTGCTCTTGGCTGTTGTTGCGAAGTTGGTTTTTTCTTCGGAGCCGGGATTTTGAATGTGGGCGGTGGTACAGCGTTTCCACGGATATTGACTTTTTTATTAAGGTTGATTTGATTTGGGACATGCTTGTCATTCATTTAAGTCTACCTCACTGGTGTCGTAATAAAGGCTCATGTAATTCTTACACTCGATTTCTGCTTTTTGGGCGCAATTTTGCACGAGGGGTAAATATAGAGCACCGATATAAGTGCTTTCCAGTTTGTTGTACTCGTTCCGGTATTTTGCGATGAGAGAGATGATTGTTTGATCGTCATATGCGGTGCAATCTATCTGCTCCCAATCATGTTCAATTCGTACGAGCATATTAGAAAGTGCTGGAATTATGAACTTGAATGCAATAAGCTGATTAGCTTGAGGGTGTAGAGGCTTTGTGACAATTAGGACTTGCGCGAACGAGATGATGATGGCCCATACAAGCGGATACTGATCCCATATGCTCCAAGCAGCAATGGACGAAGCAGAAGCTATCATGCAAACAGTGCTTACAATTCCGTCTATACGTTTAGAGCGAATTTGGTAGTTCCAATAATACCGCTCTTTGTATTTCATATCCACCAGCATAGCCCAAAATTTTTCTCGCATAAATCTCACCTGACAAGATTTTACCACTTTTCCAATCATAAAGCAACAATTAAAGACAATCCTGCGCTTTAATTGCGCGGGCTGAAAGGAGGTTGAAGTTTGAGGAAATTCACGCAAGCTGAGTTCGATCTTTTCCACATCGATAGTAACGGATATAAAATATGTCCGACCGGAGATTATTCACAAATTAAATCATTTCATAATCGATGTAAATTTGAAGAATATTCTTACTTTGGAGATTATTCATGTTTCGGAAATGAATGCGTTTTCGGAAGAAAGTGCTCTTTTGGCGCATTTTCATTATTTGGTAAACGATGTACTTTCGATGATATGTGCATATTCCAAATTGGGTGCGAATTTTTAGATTCATGTTCATTTGGTATCCGTTGTATTTTTGCTTTATGCTGCAAATTTGAAGATAAATGCAACTTTGGAGCCATTTCTAGTTTTGGAAAGCAATGTAAATTTGGGGAAAAATGTAGATGTGAGTTTGGAGAGTTCCGCTATATGGTTTCATTTTGTGGAATATTTGAAGAATTGAATTCCACAGACGTTTTTCTTTTGGCTAACGATTCGATCTGTGTCAGACAGGGATTGTTTGGCGGAACGTTAAAGGAATTTGTAACATATTGTAAAACAAGATATTCGAGCGAAAATCATGGAAAAACCTATATCGATTTGATTTCCGCTATAAAATCGCAATTTGAAATCATGAGAGGACGGAGCCTGACATGACAAACCAGTCTTTACCCAAAGGCCTTGAATCTTTGGCTATGCCTTTGGTCGAATACCTGAAATTAAACTACCACCCCCATGCTGCTATTGTCATTACAGATCAGAGGGTTGCAGTCGTGGAAGATTTGATTTCGGTTCCGGTGGGTGTTCAACAGAATAAGGTTGAAAACGCGAATTCCCTATTGAGATTCCCGAATCAATCAAAAACCTTCCGGCATGCGAAAGAACTCAAGGAAACATCATCCATCCAAGAAGCGCAAATGCTCACAGAAAACGGATGGCTGATAAGTAGTGTCTACTTTAAAAACGGCCAGTGGAATTATTCGCTGTTCCGTGTTGACTGATCGGAAGGTGGATGGATAGGCACTCCATCCTTGCTCCACAAAAGAACATAATGGATTTGTTGTTGATAAAAGGGCGGATATGCGCTATCAGTTAAATTCACATACTTATCCGCATAAACCCACCCTAAAGAAATATACTGATTTGCAATTTGATAGTCTGTAACATCAGCAATTTCTTTTACATTGTTTACATCCATTTGTACTCCCTCCTTTCCGTACCCAGTATATCACGATGGAACGCGATAGGACAAGACTAAGAGAAAGATAGGTGACTGAGAATGTACCGGTACCATAATCGCATCAAGCAACGCATCAATAACGACGAGTTGGTTGATTATCGCTTCGTCGATGACTACCCCCGTATTGGCGAATGTTTGGTGCTTATTTTTTGCACAAATCCAATTTTCCGCCCCATTCGTCCCCATCGGTGGCCGGAATATCGCGGAATCTTGGAACAGTGGAACGCTCAGACAGGAGGTAGCAAGAATGCAATGTTATAAAGGTTTTGACAAGGATTTGAAATGCCGTGGATTCCAATACGAAGTCGGGAAAACCTATGAAACCGATAATGCGGATATTTGCCGCACTGGATTCCACGCATGCGAAAATCCTTTGGATGTATTTGGGTATTATCCCCCTGCTGATTCTCGGTTTTGCATGGTCGATCTTGATGAAAACAGTCAAACCGAAAATGATAGCAAGCGTGTTGGAAAACGCATCCATATCGAAACAGAAATCGGGTTGCAAGGAATTATCTCCGCAGGAGTGAAATTCATCCTTGATAAAGTTGATTTTTCTAATGTGAATTCGAATTCAACCAACACGGGTGACCAATCCGCTGCAACCAACACGGGTTACGGCTCCGCTGCAACCAACACGGGTGACTGCTCCGCTGCAACCAACACGGGTTACGGCTCCGCTGCAACCAACACGGGTGACTGCTCCGCTGCAACCAACACGGGTGACCAATCCGCTGCAACCAACACGGGTGACTGCTCCGCTGCAACCAACACGGGTGACTGCTCCGCTGCAACCAACACGGGTTACCGCTCCGCTGCAACCAACACGGGTTACGGCTCCGCTGCAACCAACACGGGTGACTGCTCCGCTGCAACCAACACGGGTGACTGCTCCGCTGCAACCAACACGGGTGACCAATCCGCTGCAACCAACACGGGTTACGGCTCCGCTGCAACCAACACGGGTGACTGCTCCGCTGCAACCAACACGGGTTACCGCTCCGCTGCAACCAACACGGGTTACCGCTCCGCTGCAACCAACACGGGTGACTGCTCCGCTGCAACCAACACGGGTGACTGCTCCGCTGCAACCAACACGGGTTACCGCTCCGCTGCAACCAACACGGGTGACTGCTCCGCTGCAACCAACACGGGTGACCAATCCGCTGCAACCAACACGGGTTACTGCTCCGCTGCAACCAACACGGGTGACTGCTCCGCTGCAACCAACACGGGTTACCGCTCCGCTGCAACCAACACGGGTGACTGCTCCGCTGCAACCAACACGGGTGACCAATCCGCTGCAACCAACACGGGTGACTGCTCCGCTGCGGTAGTCAACGGAACAGACAGTATTGCTATTGTCACAGGACGTGATAGTAAAGCGAAAGGTTCTGTTGGATGCTGGCTTGTTCTCACCGAACGTGATGATAAGTTGCATATCAAAGAAGTTCGTGCCGTTTGTGTTGATGGCAAAGATATTCTGCCTGACACCTTTTACATGTTAGTAGACGGAAAAGTTGTCCCGGCTGATTGAGGTGATGTGACATGACACTTTCAGATTTGAAAACCATGGATGCTGAAACAATCACTCCGGCTGTCGCCGCTGAATTGTTAGGGTGCAATCCGCACTATATTCGGGTGGCTGCCCACCAAGATAAGTCCTTGCTTGGTTTTCCGGTTATTCTTCTCGGCAACCGCGTGAAAATCCCGCGTGTTGCGTTTATCAAATTCATGGAGGGGGATTTAAATTGAAAAAACGTGTTCGATTGGCTGGCAGATACCTTCTGCTGTATGCGATGGTTTTCGGCTTTACCGTTGGCCTTATCTCGCTTTCGTGCATGCCAGTCTGGATGACTCGTGCATTTGCGGCTGTAAGTGTGGGTTGGTTGGCATTCCGTTATATTGCATGGACGATCAATCGTCCCCGGCGGGTGCGCCGATGAAAATATCTTGGAACCGGCAACGGAAAATAAACCAGAATATAGCGTTATCGTCCGCAGATCAAATCATGATTCGAGAACGTGATAGGCGAAAACAACGCTATCTTAAATGGCTCAAGGAGGTGCATAAAAATAGGCATCCAAGATGATGTAATGCGCAGACATGCGCGAGGTGAATCCTTGCAGAGTATCGCAGATGACTTTGATGTATCCAAACAATATATCGCTAGGCTTCTATTCGATGGGAAAAATCGCACGATTTATCCCAATTTGAATACATGGATGCGATTCAATCAATGTTCGTTGCGTCTAATGGCAGATGATATAGATACGGATACGGAAACATTGCAATATTATCTGAGCAAAAACACAACGCCAAAATGGATGATTGATAAGATTTTATCCTTGACTGGTTTGTCCTATGACGTTGCATTTAAGGAGCGTGATTAACTGTGTCGTTGTATTCGGCAAAATCCATTACGCCAGCAACAATGCCAGAGTTACCCACGTCACCACCTGAGCGTCCAGATCAAGATGAAATCAATCGATACTTTTACAAGCATTGCGGATATAAATTTTTGGATTCATTGGAGGATGATAACGATTGCGAAAGCTAGTTTCAACCACAAATATGAGCCGTGAAGAATGGCTCCGGTGGCGCAAGAAAGGCATCGGCGGAAGTGAGGTTGCTGCCCTGGTTGGTATGCACCCCTACTTATCTCCATTCTCAATTTATATGGATAAGATTGGAGAACTGGAACCGCAGGATGATAACGAAGCAATGCGAATCGGGCGCGATCTTGAAGAATATGTCGCGCAGCGATTCACCGAAAAAACTGGCATTCGAGTCCGCAAAAATTCCAGCATCCTAATGGATGATGAATGCGATTACATGATTGCAGATATTGACCGTTGGAGCAAAAAAGATGGAATCGGATTGGAATGCAAAACCATGTCGCCAAACAGCAAGGCTGTGAAAGGTTTGGAGGACGATAGTGTCCCGCCACAATACTACATTCAATGCCAGTGGTACATGATGATTACCGGCTTGAATAAGTGGCATTTGGCAATTCTCGTTCTCGGTCGAGCGTTTTATACCTTTGAGATTGACCGCAACGATGAAGATATTACAGTCTTGCGTAAAGCGGCACAAGATTTCTGGGTCGTAAATGTGCTCTCGCGTAAAATGCCACCGCCGGATGGGACGGAATCAGCACAGAAAGCGATCTCTCACCTGATTCAAGGCGTAGATAATGAAGCAACTGTTAGGCTGGATTCCGCTGTCGATGAAATCAAACATCTGCAAGAAATCAATGAGCAGATTGATACATTGAAGCAAGCAGCTGATGCAATCAAGCAAAAGTTCCTTTTGGAACTTGGTGCATCTGGAATCGGTTGGAACGATGGATATGAGGTTTCTGCTAAAGAACAGGTGCGCCGAACATTTGATACAAAACGGTTCAAGGCCGAACATCCAGAACTTGACTTAGACCCATATTATAAATCTTCGGTCAGCAGACCTTTCAAGTACAAAATCTTCGATTGTGAAGAATAAAGATTCTTTCATACAAATTTATCCAAAAAGGAGAATGTATAAAACATGGCAGTGAAACAAAATGGTATCGTCGCAAAAGCCGCACAGCAAAACACAGCGGTTGCAGAACACAAGCCCAAAGCCACGATCACAACAATGATGAACTCTTTGCTTGACAGCGAAGGTTATCGCAGACGATTTGATGAACTGCTTGGCAAGCGTGCGCCGCAGTTTGTCGCAAGCATCATTTCTCTTGTTAATGCTGATAAGAACTTGCAGGCGGCTTTCCAGCAAGCGCCTATTACAATTATTCAATCTGCCCTTAAAGCAGCCACCTATGATCTTCCGATTGACCCTGCTCTCGGATATGCCTACATTGTTCCGTTCAACAACAGCATCAAGCAAGAGAATGGCAGCTATAAAAAGCGCATGGAAGCATCCTTTATTCTTGGATGGAAAGGCATGAACCAGCTTGCAATCCGTACCGGCGTATATCAAAAGATCAATGTAACCGATGTCCGCGATGGTGAACTGAAAAACTATAACCGCCTTACCGAAGATATTGAAATCGAATGGATTGAAAATGAAGAAGAACGCGAAAAACTTCCTATCACCGGATGGGTCGGCTACTACCGTCTGATTAACGGCATGGAAAAGACGATCTATATGAGCCGCGAACAGGTTGTTACACATGAAAAGAAAAACCGTAAAGGCCAGTATATGGGCAAGGGCTGGCGTGAGTCATTTGATGATATGGCAGCAAAAACCGTGTTTCGTAAGCTGATTGGCAAATATGGTGTCATGTCTATTGACTATCGCACTGCCACACCGGAAGCTCTCGCTGCCGCTTCTGCCCTGACGGATGATGCAATGGAAAGCATTCCCGAATCTGATTCCCAGTCCAATATTATCCCAGGTGAATTTTCCGATGTGTCCGAAAATCCCGCTTCCAACACACCCAATGAAGATACTTCGGCTACAACTACGCCGGATGTAGAGCAAGTGTCCGAAGATGATTTGCCCGATTTCTTGAAGTAAAATTCTACCTTACGGAATCATAAATTGCATAGGAAATAAGAAAGGAAATGAAAAATGAAACTGAATTTTGATTTTGAAATGCCTGCAAAAAAGCTTCCTGGCCCTAGAAGCAAATACTTCGGTATCATTACCGATTTCATCAACAGCGGCAAAAAGATCGCTGAAATCGAAGATATTCCAGATCCCAAAAATTTTTATCCAAGAATTAAATCGTTTGCGAAAAGGCATAAGCTTCCGGTCACAATTCACCAGCGATCCGGTCGGTACTTTATCGAACTCGATAAACGCAAGATGCGTAAAACAAAGGATGGAGTTTAACCTTCTTAATCGCATCATTTTGCAAGGCACATGAACTGATGTGCAAGAAAGGAATGGAATAAATGTTTGATAAAAACAAAATGCAAATAGAAATCCTAAAAGCCATGCTAGACAAAAATAAACATGTCCGAAAAATAAATATTGATGGGCGCATGGCTCTTACTCTCGACGGATTCAGTGCATATATTTTTGACGAGAAAGACCTTTTGGTTGATGTTTCAAATGTTGCTGTAACAACAACCATTAAATTTGACTCAAGCAAAAAAGTCGAAGTTTCCGATACTATGATTCGAAAAATCGAAAACAAAAAAACAATCGTTAAGCTTTCAAGCGCAGATGGTGAACTATCTGTATATGTTGACAGATCGTTTTTATCAAGGTTTTCGGGATGTTCGTATTATGCCACAAGTCCACTAGAGCCTTTAATTTGTTCTGATGGATTCGGGAATATGGTTGGCATTATTATGCCGGTTAGAAATAAAGGCTTTTAAGGAGGACATTTGATATGCTCAACTGCATCATATTGCAAGGCCGTCTGGGCGACACACCAGAACTGCGTCACACTCAAACAGGCACACCGGTAGCAACATCCACGCTGGCAGTCAGCCGCAATCGCAAAAACCCGAATGGCGAATATCCAACAGACTGGATTGAGTTGGTATTCTGGGGTAAAACCGCGGAGCACGCTTCCCGCTGGTTTAACAAAGGCGATATGGCCGTTGTCCGTGGTCGTCTTGAATCCCGTGACTGGGAGGACAAAAATGGTAACAAACGCCGATCTTGGGAAGTACAGGTGGAAACCATTGATTTCTGTGGAAGCAAAAACGAAAACAAAGCTGCTACTAGATCATATAATGTCGAATCCAACGACTTCACCGAACTAAGCGAATCGGACGATGATGTCCCGTTCTGATGGAATTTTGAAAGTTTACAGCACAGCATTGAAACGGTGATAAAATGCTTGAAAATGGATACATAAAGACATTTAGGGCATTAAAACGCTGGGGATGGTACAAGGATGTGCCTACCTGCAAACTGTGGTTACACATCCTTCTCAGCGCAAATTATGAGCCTTGCATGTTTATGGGAAATGAAATACAAGTCGGCCAAATGGTAACGTCATATGTATCGCTTGCGGAAGGCTCCGGATTGTCTGTACAACAGGTAAGAACCGCACTTGCAAAACTCAAGAAAACCGGAGAAATCATAGTGCAAACGAACCGGCATTATACGTTGATAACGGTTCCTAAATACCCTGAATATCAACAGACCGATAACAGACCATCAACAGACAATCAACACACCGATAACACACCGATAACAGACAGCCAACAGACCGATAACAGTCAAGTAACAACAATGGAAGAAAGCAAGAAAGCAAGAAAGCAAGAAAGCAAGAAGAGTAGTAAGGCGGCTACGCCGCCTAGCGCGCCCGCGCGCGAAGAACTCGTTTCCCGCTTTGGAGAAAATCTTGCTGATGCTGTCGCAGATTGGCTTTCCTACAAGACGGAAAAGCGCGATACTTACGAGCCGACCGGTTTGAAAGCCTTGCTGACGCAAATTAAAAATCAGGCAGCGCAACATGGAGAACAAGCCGTTGTTGATGTGATACGGCTTTCGATGTCAAACGGCTGGAAGGGAATTATCTGGGACAGGATAAAGTCTCAGCCTGTCGATCAGCCACAAAGCAACAACCCGTTCTGGGAAATGCTGCGAGAGGAGGAAGCGCGTGAACAGAGCAGATACGATGCGAATTATGGCAATTATTAAGCAGGTTTACCCGCGATATTATGCCAATCAAACACGAGATGACTTGCAGGTTGCCGTAAACCTATGGACTGACATGTTCAAGGACGATGAAGGAACGCTTGTTCTCGCAGCTGTGAAAGCTTTTGTGGCAACAGACACGAAGGGTTTCCCTCCGTCAATCGGGCAAATCAAACAGCGTCTTGTACGGCTCAAAGCACCGGATATGCCGGATGAAGCCGAAGCGTGGAGACAGGTGTGGGACGCTGTGAGAAATTCGGCATACCACGCCAAGGAAGAATTTGAAAAACTGCATCCTGTCGTGCAACGTGTAGTCGGCAGGCCTGAAATGCTGAAAAGCTGGGCGATGCTTACGCCGGACGAAGTTTTAACCGTTGTTGCGTCAAACTTCCAGCGGGCTTACCGTGTACGCGCTGCGGACGTTGTAGAGCGAATGGCGCTGCCTGCCGAAATTCAAGAATTGCTGAAAGCAACGGATGTAACCGTGAGCCTGCCGGAACCGAAAGACCCGGAGGAACAGAAGCGCAAGGCGATTGCGTTGTTACAGGCAGAACGGGACGAATACGCACGTGAGGTTCTTGGCGATGGTTAAAATTATCATCCGCGGTACGCTGCCGGGGTTAAACGAAATGATCGAAGCGTACAAGCATGGCGCGTGCGAAGGAACACGGCTAAAACGCCGGTCGGAAACCGTAGTCATGCACGCAGCGCGTCGGTTTGGCAAGTGGAGGGCTGAGAAGCCGGTCTACATGATCTATCAAATAGCGGCGTAAAACCCCTTCCTTCAGGTATGGGGATATAAGCCGCCTCAATGTGGTAGGGCGGGACACGCCCAAACCTATACGCTCGGGGAGATCGTGTAAGACCTGCTTGCAGGCAATGGTCGCTGAACTGAGAATCCCCTGCCTTTAGGCATGGGGAGTGTCAATCATTCCAGACCAACAGTGAAGGAGCGATGAAGATTGAGTATCAAAGTCGGAACAAAAGTATCTGTCAAAGGAGAGTTTGGACGCATATCTGGCACTGTGATTGCTACTCCTGTCGGAAAAAATAAACGCATGGCAATCGTCAAAACAGATGCCGGATTTAACACAACAATTCGAATCGATAATCGCGGAAATGTGGTGGATTGAATGTTTGGAGTTCAGTTTTACCCTACCCCGTCGCAATTGGCAGCCCGAATGCTGGACAAGGTAGATTGGAGCAAGGTGCAGTTCGCACTTGAACCGTCTGCTGGTAAAGGCGATCTCGCAATGGGCATAAGAAATCGGATGAAGCAGGAAAAGAAGCCGTTTCAACTGGATTGCGTAGAGATCGACCCGGACTTGCGTGCGGTGCTGCGGGAGCGCGGTTTTGCGGTCGTGGAAAATGATTTCCTGAAATGGGACGCACAAACGCGGTACGACGTGATTGTGATGAATCCACCGTTCCGGGATGGCGATAAGCACCTGATGCACGCGCTCGAACTGATGAAGCATGGCGGGCAAATCGTTTGCTTACTTAATGAATCAACGATTCGGAACGCAGAATCGCCGCTACGCAGGTCAATGGTAAAATTACTCGCCGAATATCAAACGACGATAGAGAGCGTCTCAGGGGCATTTATGGATGCCGAGCGAAAAACAGATGTTGATGTTGCTTTGGTGTATGTGGACATCCCGAAGGAAGCTGAAAAAGAAATCGGACTTGATGATATGCGTGAAGCGGCAGACGTACCAGAGAGCGAAACAGAATGCAACGAATTGGTGGATGCTGACTTTTTCAAGGCCATTGTCCAGAGATACCAGATGGAAGCGCGCATTGGACTGAAAATGATTGATGGTTTCCAGCGCCTTAACCGGTTTGTCGGAGAAAGAGAAATCATAACAATGCACATAAATGGACCGGCGGACGATATGTCAATGAGCATGCAGAACACCTATGTTCGAGAACTGAGAGCGCGGTATTGGAAAACCTTGTTTGAAGCAAAGGAAATGCAAAGCCTTATGACACGCGAGGTTCGGGACGCATATCTTGCAAAGCTCAATACATTTCGTGGCCTTGATTTCACGATGGACAATATTCTGCAAGTCAAGATTGAGCTTTCCAAGACTCTGATCGGAAATATCGAGGACGCGATTATCAGTATGTTCGATGATCTTACCTATGAGCACAGCATGGGAAAGAACAACAACATTCACTATTACAACGGATGGAAAACGAACAAGGCGTGCCGCGTGAACAAGAAAGTGATTGTACCATTCTGGGGATTGTATGATGCTCGCTGGGGCGGCTCATGGAGTACATACAAAGCCCGTGATTACCTGCTTGAACTCGAAAAAATCCTTGGCTATCTGGACAATGGGCGTACAGATGGCGAGAACTGTGAAAGTGTAATCCGGGAAGCATTTGTATCATCCTCCGAGAAATATGACGGTCGAAAACTGCATTGCAAGTTCTTTGATGTGGAGTTTAAGAAAAAAGGCACGGTACATATCTATTTTACGGATGAACGCCTGCTCAAAAAGTTCAATCTATTCGCCGGTCGGAAAAAGAACTGGTTGCCTGATTCCTACGGGCAAAAAAGCTATGGTGAAATGTCTGCCGAAGAACAGGAAATCGTTAAATCGTTCGAAGGAAAACAATCTTATGAGGACATAGTACAAGGTGCAGCATTTTATATCACAGCGCCAGAACTCTTGATGATTGGAGGATGATGCAATGAAAGTGCTCGTTGCTTGTGAAGAATCACAGGCGGTTTGCAAGGCGTTTCGAGCGTTAGGGCACGAGGCGTATTCATGCGATATTCAGGAGTGTTCAGGCGGGCATCCAGAATGGCATATACAGGGAGATGTGCTGCCGATTCTAAACGGAAGATGTGAATTTAATACGATGGATGGCAAATGTCATAAAATTATGGGACGGTGGGATATGATAATTGCTTTCGTTCCATGCACAAAGACGTCAAACGCAGGAGCAAGACATTTATACAAAGGCGGAGTCTTGAACATTCAGAGATATTATGAAGGGCTTTGCGGCAAGGCTCTTTTCATGGCGGTGTGGATGGCTGACTGCGAAAAAATCGTGATTGAAAACCCAACGCCGAGCAAAATTTTCCAATATCCGAAACCGACACAGGCTGTTCAGCCGTACATGTTTGGGCACCCATATACTAAGAAGACTTTGCTTTGGGAAAAAGGAGTAAATCCGTTAGAACCAACTGACATTGTAGAGCCAGAAAGGACATGGTGCCCGTCTGGAAGTTATTCAAGAAATCACAACGAAAAACATCGTGGAATGTTTACAAAAGACCGAGCAAAAAACCGCTCTAAAACATTTCCGGGAATCGCCCGTGCTATGGCAGAACAATGGGGAGGTGACGTGCGTTGACGCTGATTGAAGAACGCTGCGAAATCAAATCGCCATGTGCATCGTGTACGAGAAAAGAACGGTGCAATGTGGGCATTGCGCAATCATGTCCAGCGTTTAAGGAATATGCAAGTACACATGTATTGGACAGAAAAAAGGCTGCATACCGGCAGCATTTGAAATGGATGGAGAGGATGTGTGGATTTAAGCATGAATAGTGAAGTTATGTTTTCAAGCAAAACCGATATGTGGGAAACACCACAAGACTTTTTCGATGCGCTAGATCAGGAATTCCACTTCACGCTTGATGTATGCGCAACGCCAGAGAATGCGAAGTGCGAACGGTACTATACGCCGGATGATGATGGGCTGTCGCAACCATGGAATGGTGTTGTGTGGTGCAATCCTCCATATGGCAGGGAAATCGGAAGATGGGTGCTGGCTGGTTCGATTGCATCCGTGGCACAGAGAACGACGGTGGTAATGCTGCTTCCTGCCCGCACTGATACAAGATGGTTCCATGATTACATACTTGGGAAAGCAGAAATCCGTTTTATCCGTGGGCGATTGAAGTTTGGAGGAAGCAAAAACAGCGCACCTTTTCCGTCAATGGTAGTGATTTTTAGATGGAATGGTTGCGCATAAAATCCGGGGAGGTTTGGCACAGTGGACAAGCTCGACAAGGCCATTGAGCGCTTGAAATTGGCCGCGCAAATGAGCGAAACATATTACCAAAAACCGTTGATCGTAACCACGAGCGGCGGGAAAGACAGTGATGTTTGCCTTGCGATTGCAAAAATCGCTG of the Intestinibacillus sp. Marseille-P6563 genome contains:
- a CDS encoding DUF7666 domain-containing protein; the protein is MQCYKGFDKDLKCRGFQYEVGKTYETDNADICRTGFHACENPLDVFGYYPPADSRFCMVDLDENSQTENDSKRVGKRIHIETEIGLQGIISAGVKFILDKVDFSNVNSNSTNTGDQSAATNTGYGSAATNTGDCSAATNTGYGSAATNTGDCSAATNTGDQSAATNTGDCSAATNTGDCSAATNTGYRSAATNTGYGSAATNTGDCSAATNTGDCSAATNTGDQSAATNTGYGSAATNTGDCSAATNTGYRSAATNTGYRSAATNTGDCSAATNTGDCSAATNTGYRSAATNTGDCSAATNTGDQSAATNTGYCSAATNTGDCSAATNTGYRSAATNTGDCSAATNTGDQSAATNTGDCSAAVVNGTDSIAIVTGRDSKAKGSVGCWLVLTERDDKLHIKEVRAVCVDGKDILPDTFYMLVDGKVVPAD
- a CDS encoding DNA-binding protein — encoded protein: MTLSDLKTMDAETITPAVAAELLGCNPHYIRVAAHQDKSLLGFPVILLGNRVKIPRVAFIKFMEGDLN
- a CDS encoding YqaJ viral recombinase family nuclease, with amino-acid sequence MRKLVSTTNMSREEWLRWRKKGIGGSEVAALVGMHPYLSPFSIYMDKIGELEPQDDNEAMRIGRDLEEYVAQRFTEKTGIRVRKNSSILMDDECDYMIADIDRWSKKDGIGLECKTMSPNSKAVKGLEDDSVPPQYYIQCQWYMMITGLNKWHLAILVLGRAFYTFEIDRNDEDITVLRKAAQDFWVVNVLSRKMPPPDGTESAQKAISHLIQGVDNEATVRLDSAVDEIKHLQEINEQIDTLKQAADAIKQKFLLELGASGIGWNDGYEVSAKEQVRRTFDTKRFKAEHPELDLDPYYKSSVSRPFKYKIFDCEE
- a CDS encoding recombinase RecT translates to MAVKQNGIVAKAAQQNTAVAEHKPKATITTMMNSLLDSEGYRRRFDELLGKRAPQFVASIISLVNADKNLQAAFQQAPITIIQSALKAATYDLPIDPALGYAYIVPFNNSIKQENGSYKKRMEASFILGWKGMNQLAIRTGVYQKINVTDVRDGELKNYNRLTEDIEIEWIENEEEREKLPITGWVGYYRLINGMEKTIYMSREQVVTHEKKNRKGQYMGKGWRESFDDMAAKTVFRKLIGKYGVMSIDYRTATPEALAAASALTDDAMESIPESDSQSNIIPGEFSDVSENPASNTPNEDTSATTTPDVEQVSEDDLPDFLK
- a CDS encoding single-stranded DNA-binding protein, producing the protein MLNCIILQGRLGDTPELRHTQTGTPVATSTLAVSRNRKNPNGEYPTDWIELVFWGKTAEHASRWFNKGDMAVVRGRLESRDWEDKNGNKRRSWEVQVETIDFCGSKNENKAATRSYNVESNDFTELSESDDDVPF
- a CDS encoding replicative helicase loader/inhibitor, with protein sequence MNRADTMRIMAIIKQVYPRYYANQTRDDLQVAVNLWTDMFKDDEGTLVLAAVKAFVATDTKGFPPSIGQIKQRLVRLKAPDMPDEAEAWRQVWDAVRNSAYHAKEEFEKLHPVVQRVVGRPEMLKSWAMLTPDEVLTVVASNFQRAYRVRAADVVERMALPAEIQELLKATDVTVSLPEPKDPEEQKRKAIALLQAERDEYAREVLGDG
- a CDS encoding DUF4942 domain-containing protein, whose protein sequence is MFGVQFYPTPSQLAARMLDKVDWSKVQFALEPSAGKGDLAMGIRNRMKQEKKPFQLDCVEIDPDLRAVLRERGFAVVENDFLKWDAQTRYDVIVMNPPFRDGDKHLMHALELMKHGGQIVCLLNESTIRNAESPLRRSMVKLLAEYQTTIESVSGAFMDAERKTDVDVALVYVDIPKEAEKEIGLDDMREAADVPESETECNELVDADFFKAIVQRYQMEARIGLKMIDGFQRLNRFVGEREIITMHINGPADDMSMSMQNTYVRELRARYWKTLFEAKEMQSLMTREVRDAYLAKLNTFRGLDFTMDNILQVKIELSKTLIGNIEDAIISMFDDLTYEHSMGKNNNIHYYNGWKTNKACRVNKKVIVPFWGLYDARWGGSWSTYKARDYLLELEKILGYLDNGRTDGENCESVIREAFVSSSEKYDGRKLHCKFFDVEFKKKGTVHIYFTDERLLKKFNLFAGRKKNWLPDSYGQKSYGEMSAEEQEIVKSFEGKQSYEDIVQGAAFYITAPELLMIGG
- a CDS encoding DNA cytosine methyltransferase — protein: MKVLVACEESQAVCKAFRALGHEAYSCDIQECSGGHPEWHIQGDVLPILNGRCEFNTMDGKCHKIMGRWDMIIAFVPCTKTSNAGARHLYKGGVLNIQRYYEGLCGKALFMAVWMADCEKIVIENPTPSKIFQYPKPTQAVQPYMFGHPYTKKTLLWEKGVNPLEPTDIVEPERTWCPSGSYSRNHNEKHRGMFTKDRAKNRSKTFPGIARAMAEQWGGDVR
- a CDS encoding phage N-6-adenine-methyltransferase; this translates as MDLSMNSEVMFSSKTDMWETPQDFFDALDQEFHFTLDVCATPENAKCERYYTPDDDGLSQPWNGVVWCNPPYGREIGRWVLAGSIASVAQRTTVVMLLPARTDTRWFHDYILGKAEIRFIRGRLKFGGSKNSAPFPSMVVIFRWNGCA